The stretch of DNA ATTCTGACCCGGAGATTTTACCTACCCTCTCACctctcttaaatttttaaatgtccaTAATACTAAAAATTACGTCGATCTCTCGATAGgcaatgaaaattgttttatacaAATAATTAAAGTCGGTTTTTGTTTGTaggttttgtttttttcacgaacttttttattataagggatcggtttgaatttatttaagccAGGCCTAAGTTTACTTAAACCAggcttcaattttaattttaagccgTTTATTAACGCaggccttttttttcttaagccaAGCCTTAGTTCTTTTAGGTTAAACTTTTAAGACGTATTCAGACTCTCAGTTCATTTCAGCATGATCTAAccttgaaaccttaaaagccttaccttaaaaaaaaactaaagccttgcttaaaaatcttcggactgactttaaaaacttaaacctagtttGAAAATAACTGTAGTCAagcttaaagaagtttattctggttTAGAAAACTGATATCTGACTTCAACTTTtacttttactaaaaaaaaatcgaaacttCCCAAATTACAgagttaattcaattttcgattttttaattttctatactgccgaaaattaaaataaaaatgtacgggtaagctgaccaagcttacgagagctgtgtttctttcagtgtaccaattttgtgagagcaaactagaacgcgaatttgtttaaatacatgcaaaatcgggaaaagttgaaaagtcatcccccaagaaatctttaaaatgccatatctcgggaacggctccatagattttcgagtttgagctatcgttggaaaggtcttaacctcaactataacatattaaaatatgaagtaaatcgataatggcattttcgaaatattcgagttcgaaattttcgaaaattttgattttgactttagcgcctctcgcgatcatttctcgaagttacaatgttctagacatttgtagggtttcacgaaacctttcatttgcgcttgagttgatcaaaatcggacttgtagaacccgagatatgacatgtcaactttggaaggctatatctcgagaacggagacatagattttcttcatttttggcatggagctagattatatggtcaactataacatatcaaaaaatgaagcaaatcgataatggcgttttcgagatattcatcgaaaactcatcgaaaattttgtttttgatttttggccccctagcggtcacttttgaaacttcggatgttctagagagttgtagggtttgttgagatctttcatttgaccccgggttgatcaaaatcggtcaagccgttttcgagttatggtcgattttcgatgaaaaattgtggcggccatattgactaaacggcttgaccgattttcgaaaatgaggcatcgttggaaagctcttgatggcccctacaacatatcaaaatttcagacctctagctataatagcggctgagatataacgaaaagtaaattttgaggttattcaaaatggcggacggaggggtgggggggtggatttgacctcataatcggatgtcttccggtcgatatttaaactttgccgtttaccgcaagtctctatctattaccgttctcttgcaatttagcgataggttccggccggaaaaaaaattttttggcgcatacgttttttggaatgtggggaccctaattcgtgctcatcccaagtttgagcccgatctgacgactttcgattttgctcggtacacaaaagctgtgtctgaaagaaacacagctaaaattaaaaCCGTGGGACCCGGAGAAATTCATCCTAAACCCGAAAcccgaaaaaagaaaaaaatacaagaaacaTTCCAAGATTACACGAGAGATCCCAAGAATGCAAACTTGATAGTAAGAATGCataagaaattgcaaaaacggAAGCGTGAtcgtaaaaattcaaatcagaACGTAAACGAGATCGCAAGCAACCGAACCATGATCGGAAGTCAGTGAAATAGTTATTCAGTCCCTGGGgttgtattctctaagagtgaaaaactctcgtgataaactcccgaaggctttttgcaggaaaaagtgaggaaaactccACGTGAGCAtgatcctctaagaaaaataatgcatctgtgataaactcccgtaagattttcccggttttcacgtttcttttagagcgctaaagccttcaggagtttatcacgggagtttttcacactttgagaattcatgccctggTTTAGTCATCTTTGCATCCTTCATGACTTTACTTTAATGTGCCTATTTTCTTTAGGTGATCATCGACCACGCGTTGGAGACATAATGATCTCCTTCCTACCATTGGCGCATATGCTTGAGCGTTGCTGCGAAAATGGCGTCTACTACTCCGGGGGTGCCGTTGGTTTCTACTCTGGGGACATCAGGGAATTGACAAATGACCTCAAGGCCTTAAGGCCAACCGTGATGCCAGCAGTACCGCGTCTCCTCAATCGCGTGTACGATAAAATTCAAGCGGAAATTGGTCAGTCTGGACTGAAAAAGATGATCTTCAACATGGGCATACGATCCAAGGAAGCAGATCTACGACGCGGAATCCTCCGGAGGAATAGCTTATGGGATAAGTTGGTTTTCAAGAAAGTCCAGGAGGCCTTTGGTGGGAATCTCAGGCTAATGGTTGTTGGGTAAAGAAGCACAAATTAAtgcacaaaaatattcttttaaaatttttttaacgaaaaaaaatctttcatgtAGATCCGCACCACTGGCTGGTAATGTTCTAACGTTCATTCGCTGTGCTCTGGGATGTGTTGTTTGTGAGGGATATGGTCAGACAGAGTGCACAGCACCAGTTACACTCACCGTTCAAGGTGATTTTGTTCCTGAGCACGTTGGCCCTCCAGTTGCATGCAACTACATAAAACTCGTTGATGCCCCTGAGATGGAATACTATGCTAATGAGAATCAAGGAGAGGTCTGCGTTAAGGGTACCAATGTCTTTGTCGGCTACTACAAAGATCCCGATAAAACCGAGGAGGTAATCGATGAGGATGGATGGCACCATACAGGTGATATTGGGATGTGGCTACCCAATGGAACGCTCAAGATCATCGATAGGCGAAAGCATATTTTCAAACTGAGTCAGGGAGAATACATTGTGcctgagaaaattgaaaatatctaCTTGCGCAGTCAATACGTTGAGCAAGTTTTTGTTTACGGAGAGAGTCTCAAGGTATTTACACACAAAActatgagaaatattttttttggagagatttttaaaaaaaaaattcttttatttttttttttagagttgcATTGTTGCCGTTGTAGTGCCTGATGTGGACGTTCTCAAATGCTGGGCTCAGGAAAATAATATCCCTGGCACTTTGAGCGTTCTCTGCAATAATCCTACGGTGAAGGAGCTCATCTTCAACGATATGCTCACATGGGGACGTGAAGGAGGACTCAAGTCATTTGAACAGGTATGTCAACCActgaaaaatgtactggtaagctgaccaagctta from Lutzomyia longipalpis isolate SR_M1_2022 chromosome 4, ASM2433408v1 encodes:
- the LOC129796081 gene encoding long-chain-fatty-acid--CoA ligase 5 isoform X2, yielding MEEVDGYLNYLGGPAGAIALTGIAAASAYYFASRPQPETPLVPLDNQSPILEGPEQIHVSKFYKESKVGKFVSYITEDAKTLYETFRKGVYASNNGPCLGWRENLASPYQWINFNETLLRAKNFGSGLMSLGVQPHNLVGIYSQNRPEWILLEQGAYCYSLVIVPLYDTLGPDACAFIIKQTDMALVVVEDDKKANLLLDKSPKTLRKIVAIKPMRPATQQRARNRGIDIFSFDEVEKLGAQRAHVEVPPKPEDLCTICYTSGTTGNPKGVMLTHQNVVAGVCAVLLQLGDHRPRVGDIMISFLPLAHMLERCCENGVYYSGGAVGFYSGDIRELTNDLKALRPTVMPAVPRLLNRVYDKIQAEIGQSGLKKMIFNMGIRSKEADLRRGILRRNSLWDKLVFKKVQEAFGGNLRLMVVGSAPLAGNVLTFIRCALGCVVCEGYGQTECTAPVTLTVQGDFVPEHVGPPVACNYIKLVDAPEMEYYANENQGEVCVKGTNVFVGYYKDPDKTEEVIDEDGWHHTGDIGMWLPNGTLKIIDRRKHIFKLSQGEYIVPEKIENIYLRSQYVEQVFVYGESLKSCIVAVVVPDVDVLKCWAQENNIPGTLSVLCNNPTVKELIFNDMLTWGREGGLKSFEQVKDIYLHPDPFSVQNGLLTPTFKSKRPELKSYFKPQLEDMYKQLN
- the LOC129796081 gene encoding long-chain-fatty-acid--CoA ligase 5 isoform X1; protein product: MTNLTHLLEEVDGYLNYLGGPAGAIALTGIAAASAYYFASRPQPETPLVPLDNQSPILEGPEQIHVSKFYKESKVGKFVSYITEDAKTLYETFRKGVYASNNGPCLGWRENLASPYQWINFNETLLRAKNFGSGLMSLGVQPHNLVGIYSQNRPEWILLEQGAYCYSLVIVPLYDTLGPDACAFIIKQTDMALVVVEDDKKANLLLDKSPKTLRKIVAIKPMRPATQQRARNRGIDIFSFDEVEKLGAQRAHVEVPPKPEDLCTICYTSGTTGNPKGVMLTHQNVVAGVCAVLLQLGDHRPRVGDIMISFLPLAHMLERCCENGVYYSGGAVGFYSGDIRELTNDLKALRPTVMPAVPRLLNRVYDKIQAEIGQSGLKKMIFNMGIRSKEADLRRGILRRNSLWDKLVFKKVQEAFGGNLRLMVVGSAPLAGNVLTFIRCALGCVVCEGYGQTECTAPVTLTVQGDFVPEHVGPPVACNYIKLVDAPEMEYYANENQGEVCVKGTNVFVGYYKDPDKTEEVIDEDGWHHTGDIGMWLPNGTLKIIDRRKHIFKLSQGEYIVPEKIENIYLRSQYVEQVFVYGESLKSCIVAVVVPDVDVLKCWAQENNIPGTLSVLCNNPTVKELIFNDMLTWGREGGLKSFEQVKDIYLHPDPFSVQNGLLTPTFKSKRPELKSYFKPQLEDMYKQLN
- the LOC129796081 gene encoding long-chain-fatty-acid--CoA ligase 6 isoform X3; this translates as MSCCKATEPLWPPIDMTKQSDIMRGPEQIHVSKFYKESKVGKFVSYITEDAKTLYETFRKGVYASNNGPCLGWRENLASPYQWINFNETLLRAKNFGSGLMSLGVQPHNLVGIYSQNRPEWILLEQGAYCYSLVIVPLYDTLGPDACAFIIKQTDMALVVVEDDKKANLLLDKSPKTLRKIVAIKPMRPATQQRARNRGIDIFSFDEVEKLGAQRAHVEVPPKPEDLCTICYTSGTTGNPKGVMLTHQNVVAGVCAVLLQLGDHRPRVGDIMISFLPLAHMLERCCENGVYYSGGAVGFYSGDIRELTNDLKALRPTVMPAVPRLLNRVYDKIQAEIGQSGLKKMIFNMGIRSKEADLRRGILRRNSLWDKLVFKKVQEAFGGNLRLMVVGSAPLAGNVLTFIRCALGCVVCEGYGQTECTAPVTLTVQGDFVPEHVGPPVACNYIKLVDAPEMEYYANENQGEVCVKGTNVFVGYYKDPDKTEEVIDEDGWHHTGDIGMWLPNGTLKIIDRRKHIFKLSQGEYIVPEKIENIYLRSQYVEQVFVYGESLKSCIVAVVVPDVDVLKCWAQENNIPGTLSVLCNNPTVKELIFNDMLTWGREGGLKSFEQVKDIYLHPDPFSVQNGLLTPTFKSKRPELKSYFKPQLEDMYKQLN